One stretch of Aquila chrysaetos chrysaetos unplaced genomic scaffold, bAquChr1.4, whole genome shotgun sequence DNA includes these proteins:
- the LOC115338498 gene encoding LOW QUALITY PROTEIN: E3 ubiquitin-protein ligase RING2-A-like (The sequence of the model RefSeq protein was modified relative to this genomic sequence to represent the inferred CDS: deleted 1 base in 1 codon) has product MSSAGRLGGALALVTGGASGIGRAVCARLAREGARLAVADLDEGGARDTVGGLCGGGGGPPPTPPHAAFGVDVASATSVTELLARVQDHFGVPPRVCVGCAGVTRDEFLLRLGEGAFREVLGVNLTGTFLVTQAVARALVATGAPGGSIIHVGSIVGKVGNLGQANYAASKAGVEGLTRSCAKELARFGIRCNAVLPGFIVTPMTDKVPPKVLEKFAGMVPLGRLGDPQDVADVCAFLASEESSYITGASVENAPPAMAAPANAQSASKTWELSLYELHRTPQEAIMDGTEIAVSPRSLHSELMCPICLDMLKNTMTTKECLHRFCSDCIVTALRSGNKECPTCRKKLVSKRSLRPDPNFDALISKIYPSRDEYEAHQDRVLAKLSRLHNQQALSSSIEEGLKMQAMHRAQRVRKLHQESDNATFSGGEDNCDSRSHLSNASAPSHPEAGPSRKRSRASDDSGPDPDPETSHEGGGRGSPEPGAEPGSSEIELVFRPHPLLVEKGEYSQTRYVKTTANATVDHLSKYLALRIALEEAPGPGPEATAGLEEVSEKQYTIYITTAGGAFTTLNGSLTLELVNEKYWKVSKPLELYYAPTKEQK; this is encoded by the exons ATGAGCTCGGCGGGCCGCCTCGGCGGGGCGCTGGCCTTGGTCACAG gaGGTGCCAGCGGCATCGGCCGAGCCGTCTGCGCCCGCCTGGCGCGGGAAGGCGCCCGCCTGGCGGTGGCCGATCTGGACGAGGGGGGGGCACGGGACACGGTGGGGGGGCTctgtggaggggggggggggccaccccccacccccccccacgccGCCTTCGGGGTGGACGTGGCCTCGGCCACCAGCGTCACCGAGCTCCTGGCCCGCGTCCAG GACCATTTTGGGGTCCCCCCCCGCGTGTGCGTGGGGTGTGCGGGTGTCACCCGTGACGAGTTCCTGCTGCGGCTGGGGGAGGGGGCCTTCCGCGAGGTGCTGGGGGTCAACCTGACG gggacCTTCCTGGTGACACAGGCGGTG GCCCGGGCGCTGGTGGCCACGGGGGCTCCCGGCGGCTCCATCATCCACGTGGGCAGCATCGTGGGCAAG gtgggcaacctgggccaggcCAACTACGCGGCTTCCAAAGCCGGGGTGGAGGGGCTGACCCGGAGCTGCGCCAAGGAACTGGCCAG gttcGGGATCCGGTGCAACGCGGTGCTGCCGGGGTTTATTGTCACCCCCATGACGGACAAGGTGCCCCCCAAGGTGCTGGAGAAG TTTGCAGGGATGGTGCCGCTGGGACGTCTTGGGGACCCGCAGG ACGTGGCGGACGTCTGCGCCTTCCTGGCCTCGGAGGAGAGCAGCTACATCACGGGGGCCAGCGTGGAG AACGCCCCGCCCGCCATGGCCGCCCCCGCCAACGCGCAGAGCGCCAGCAAGACCTGGGAGCTGAGCCTGTACGAGCTGCACCGCACCCCGCAg gaagCCATCATGGATGGGACGGAGATCGCGGTGTCCCCGCGCAGCCTCCACAGCGAGTTGATGTGTCCCATCTGCCTGGACATGCTGAAGAACACCATGACCACCAAGGAATGTCTCCACCGCTTCTGCTCCGACTGTATCGTCACCGCTTTGCGCAGCGG gaATAAGGAGTGTCCCACGTGCCGGAAAAAATTGGTTTCCAAGCGATCCCTGCGACCGGATCCTAACTTTGACGCCTTGATTTCCAAGATCTATCCCAGCCGGGATGAGTACGAAGCCCATCAGGATCGCGTCCTGGCCAAGCTCAGCCGCCTCCACAACCAGCAGGCGCTCAGCAGCAGCATCGAGGAGGGGCTCAAGATGCAGGCGATGCACAG GGCTCAGCGAGTTCGGAAGCTTCACCAGGAATCGGATAATGCCACGTTCAGCGGCGGAGAGGACAACTGCGACAGTCGTTCCCACCTCAGCAACGCCTCGGCTCCCAGTCATCCCGAGGCCGGACCCAGTCGGAAACGTTCCCGAGCTTCCGACGATTCCGGGCCCGATCCTGATCCCGAAACCTCTCACGaggggggagggcgggggagCCCCGAGCCGGGCGCCGAACCGGGCAGCAGCGAGATCGAGCTGGTTTTCCGTCCGCATCCTCTTTTGGTGGAGAAGGGCGAGTATTCGCAGACACG GTACGTGAAGACGACGGCCAACGCCACGGTGGATCACCTCTCCAAGTACCTGGCCCTACGGATCGCCTTGGAGGAAGCTCCGGGGCCGGGCCCCGAGGCGACGGCCGGGCTGGAGGAGGTGAGCGAGAAGCAGTACACCATCTACATCACCACCGCCGGCGGAGCCTTCAcg ACCCTCAACGGGTCCCTGACGCTGGAGCTGGTGAACGAGAAGTACTGGAAGGTCAGCAAACCCTTGGAGCTCTACTACGCGCCCACCAAGGAGCAGaagtag
- the VPS52 gene encoding LOW QUALITY PROTEIN: vacuolar protein sorting-associated protein 52 homolog (The sequence of the model RefSeq protein was modified relative to this genomic sequence to represent the inferred CDS: deleted 2 bases in 2 codons) yields the protein MAAGMEVRVSEPPLEPELEAELGPGPPDPELDLGGEDLVLDEVDVHIQANLEDALVQEALKTGVDLQQYSKQVELELQEVERASIHDYIKESENIASLHNQITACDAILERMEQMLSAFQCDLSSISSEIRTLQEQSVAMNLRLKNRRAVRQQLGQLLDELVVPAAMISTILEAPVTEPEFLEQLQELNGKINSVKEQAFRETVACADVQHVLEKLKIKAVTKIREFVLQKIYSFRKPMTNYQIPQNALLKYRFFYQFLLGNERTVAQELREQYVDTMSKIYLSYFKSYTSRLMKIQYEEVAEKDDLMGVEDTAKKGFFSKPSLKNRNTVFTLGNRGSVIGAAELEGPIIVPHAAQKSDVQYPFESLFRSQHYALLDNSCREYLFLCDFFMVTGPSAQDLFNAVMGKTLTMFLKHMEAYVCDCYDSIAIFLCIHIVLRFKAIMAKRNIPAVDKYWDTLLDILWPRFKHILELNIQSIQSTDPQKLGFLDTRPHYITRRYAEFSSAIVSINQTFPNEKTHALLGQLQVEVENFVLRVAAEFSSRKEQLIFLINNYDMMLGVLMERAVEESKEVEGFQQLLSARTQEFIEEILSPPFGGMIAFVKEAEALLEKGQLERLRGEEARVTQLARGFSSTWKAAVESLSQDVMRSFSNFKNGTGIIQGALTQLIQYYHRFHKVLAQPPLRSLPARAELINIHHLMVELKKHKPNF from the exons ATGGCGGCGGGGATGGAG GTTCGAGTCTCGGAGCCGCCGCTGGAACCGGAGCTGGAGGCGGAACtgggccccggcccccccgaCCCCGAGCTGGACCTGGGGGGGGAAGATCTGGTGTTGGATGAAGTGGACG TTCACATCCAGGCCAACCTGGAGGACGCGTTGGTGCAGGAGGCCCTGAAGACG GGCGTGGACCTGCAGCAGTATTCCAAGCAggtggagctggagctgcaagAGGTCGAGCGCGCTTCCATCCACGACT ACATCAAAGAGAGCGAGAACATCGCCTCGCTGCACAATCAGATCACCGCTTGCGACGCCATCCTGGAG CGCATGGAACAGATGCTGAGCGCTTTCCAATGCGACCTGAGCAGCATCAGCTCCGAGATCCGGACGTTACAAGAGCAGTCGGTGGCCATGAATTTGCGGCTGAAGAACCGCCGGGCCGTACGGCAGCAGCTGGGCCAGCTCCTGGATGAGCTGGTCGTCCCCGCCGCCATGATCAG CACCATCCTGGAGGCGCCGGTGACGGAGCCGGAATtcctggagcagctgcaggagctgaacGGGAAAATCAACTCGGTGAAGGAACAGGCATTCAGGGAGACCGTGGCCTGTGCCGATGTCCAGCACGTCCTGGAGAAGCTCAAGATTAAG gcCGTCACCAAGATCCGGGAGTTCGTCCTGCAGAAGATTTACTCCTTCCGCAAGCCCATGACCAACTACCAGATCCCCCAAAATGCCTTGTTGAAGTACAG GTTCTTCTACCAGTTCCTGCTGGGCAACGAGCGGACGGTGGCGCAGGAGCTGCGGGAGCAGTACGTGGACACCATGAGCAAGATTTATCTCTCCTACTTCAAATCTTACACCAGCCGCCTCATGAAGATCcag TACGAGGAGGTGGCCGAGAAGGACGATCTCATGGGCGTGGAGGACACGGCCAAAAAAG gttttttttccaagccctCGCTGAAAAACCGCAACACCGTCTTCACTCTGGGCAACCGGGGCAGCGTCATCGGGGCGGCCGAGCTGGAGGGTCCCATCATCGTCCCCCACGCCGCCCAAAAGAGCGACGTGCAG TACCCCTTCGAGTCACTGTTCCGCAGCCAGCACTACGCTCTCCTGGATAACAGTTGCCGCGAGTATTTGTTCCTCTGCGACTTTTTCATGGTGACGGGTCCCAGCGCCCAAGATCTTTTCAACGCTGTCATGGGAAAGACCTTGACCATGTTCCTG AAGCACATGGAAGCGTACGTCTGCGATTGCTACGACAGCATCGCCATCTTCCTCTGCATCCACATCGTCCTGCGCTTCAAAGCCATCATGGCCAAGCGCAACATCCCCGCCGTCGATAA GTACTGGGACACGCTACTGGACATCCTGTGGCCTCGCTTCAAGCACATCCTGGAGCTGAACATCCAGAGCATCCAGAGCACCGACCCCCAAAAGTTGGGGTTCCTCGACACCCGACCTCACTAC ATCACCCGTCGCTACGCCGAGTTCTCCTCCGCCATCGTCAGCATCAACCAGACCTTCCCTAACGAGAAGACCCACGCGCTGCTGGGGCAACTCCAG GTGGAAGTGGAAAACTTTGTGCTGCGCGTGGCGGCTGAGTTCTCTTCCCGCAAGGAGCAGCTCATCTTCCTCATTAACAACTACGACATGATGCTGGGCGTCCTCATG GAGCGGGCGGTGGAGGAGAGCAAAGAGGTGGAGGGCTTCCAGCAGCTACTCTCTGCCCGTACCCAG GAATTCATCGAGGAGatcctctcc ccccccttcgGCGGGATGATTGCCTTCGTTAAGGAGGCCGAGGCACTGCTAGAGAAAGGGCAGCTGGAACGGCTGCGCGGGGAGGAGG CCCGCGTAACGCAACTGGCTCGAGGTTTTTCCAGCACCTGGAAGGCGGCGGTGGAGTCGCTCAGTCAGGACGTCATGCGTTCCTTCAGCAACTTCAAAAACGGCACCGGCATCATCCAG GGTGCTTTGACGCAGCTGATCCAATATTACCACCGGTTCCACAAGGTGCTGGCGCAG CCCCCCCTCcgctccctgcccgcccgcGCCGAGCTCATCAACATCCACCACCTCATGGTCGAGCTCAAGAAGCACAAACCCAacttctaa
- the RPS18 gene encoding 40S ribosomal protein S18: MSLVIPEKFQHILRVLNTNIDGRRKIAFAITAIKGVGRRYAHVVLRKADIDLTKRAGELTEDEVERVITIMQNPRQYKIPDWFLNRQKDVKDGKYSQVLANGLDNKLREDLERLKKIRAHRGLRHFWGLRVRGQHTKTTGRRGRTVGVSKKK; encoded by the exons ATG TCTCTCGTCATCCCCGAGAAGTTCCAGCACATCCTGCGTGTCCTCAACACCAACATCGATGGGCGCCGGAAAATCGCTTTTGCCATCACCGCCATCAAG GGCGTGGGACGCCGCTACGCCCACGTGGTGCTGCGCAAAGCCGACATCGACCTCACCAAGCGAGCGGGCGAGCTGACCGAGGACGAG GTGGAGCGGGTCATCACCATCATGCAGAACCCCCGGCAGTACAAAATCCCCGACTGGTTCCTCAACCGGCAGAAAGACGTGAAAGACGGGAAGTACAGCCag GTCTTGGCCAACGGCTTGGATAATAAGCTGCGAGAGGATTTGGAGCGGTTGAAGAAAATCCGGGCGCATCGGGGACTGCGACACTTCTGGGG gctgcgCGTGCGAGGACAGCACACCAAGACCaccggccggcggggccgcaCCGTCGGCGTCTCCAAGAAGAAGTGA
- the WDR46 gene encoding LOW QUALITY PROTEIN: WD repeat-containing protein 46 (The sequence of the model RefSeq protein was modified relative to this genomic sequence to represent the inferred CDS: deleted 1 base in 1 codon), which yields MAAPASPLPPRLCVLIGRALPSLSSDWSPRRKGRGGRSHMAAAAAAAANGGRSRTLHRRQRAGPGPAASASHGGGRGDTGSVSGRKDPFPGPAPLPRPRVKRFLRGTKEKAPRAKSQRLRWHLKLSGQREEAAAARAARLDLLLPEEPGFLEADPGEDTCTVTQGDIAEAVDIASAAKHFDLRLEQFGPYRLDYTRNGRHLLLGGRRGHVAAMDWQTKALMCEINVMETVTDVAWLHTETLLAVAQRRWLHVYDNQGLELNCLKSFPRVLQLQFLPYHFLLATANDKGFLQYLDISVGKEVAALCTRGGRLAVMAQNPANAIIHLGHSNGTVTLWSPTVSEPLVRMLCHRGALRALAVDPTGTYMASAGLDRKLRLFDLRTYRVLQELVLPQGAGHLAFSQRGLLAAACGDLVQVYKGVGKEVPPQPYLCHRPPRPPHGLRFCPFEDVLGAGHGHGFTSILVPGAGEANFDALENNPYRSRRQRQEWEVKALLEKVPAELITLDPTQLGHVDTASLQQKREERIQRLGFDPQAKAKFKPRRRAKGNNLLHRKRKVAHEEQRAVIRQSVEQREQEKKGKKKERRKGESSPPPKRGALDRFKK from the exons ATGGCGGCGCCGGCTTCACCCCTTCCGCCGCGCCTCTGCGTTCTGATTGGCCGCGCTCTTCCTTCCCTGTCTTCTGATTGGTCGCCACGCCGGAAAGGGCGGGGAGGGAGATCGcacatggcggcggcggcggcagcggcagcaaACGGCGGGAGATCCCGCACCCTTCACCGACGGCaacgggccgggccgggccccgccgcctccgccagCCATGGCGGGGGACGGGGAGACACCGGCAGCGTGTCCGGG agGAAGGACCCGTTCCCCGGgcccgccccgctgccccggcccAGGGTGAAGCGGTTCCTGCGGGGGACGAAGGAGAAAGCG ccccgggcCAAAAGCCAGCGCCTGCGGTGGCACCTGAAGCTGTCGGGGCAGCGGGAGGAAGCGGCGGCCGCCCGGGCGGCTCGGTTGGACCTGCTGCTCCCCGAGGAGCCGGG ATTCCTGGAGGCCGACCCTGGCGAGGACACCTGCACCGTCACCCAAGGGGACATCGCTGAGGCCGTGGACATCGCCAGCGCCGCTAAG CACTTTGACCTGAGGTTGGAACAGTTCGGGCCGTACCGGCTGGATTACACCCGCAACGGGCG GCACCTTCTGCTGGGGGGCCGACGGGGCCACGTGGCCGCCATGGATTGGCAGACGAAGGCGCTGATGTGCGAGATCAACGTGATGGAGACGGTGACAGATGTGGC GTGGCTGCACACGGAGACGCTGCTGGCGGTGGCCCAGCGCCGGTGGCTCCACGTTTACGACAACCAAGGGCTGGAACTCAACTGCCTCAAGAGTTTTCCCCGG GTTTTACAGCTCCAATTCCTGCCTTACCATTTCCTCTTGGCCACCGCG AACGACAAAGGGTTTTTGCAATATCTGGATATTTcggtggggaaggaggtggcCGCGCTTTGCACCCGGGGTGGGCGTTTGGCCGTTATGGCACAGAATCCGGCTAATGCCATCATCCACCTGGGTCACAGCAACG GGACAGTGACGTTGTGGAGTCCCACTGTGTCGGAGCCGCTGGTGCGGATGCTTTGCCACCGCGGTGCCCTGCGGGCGCTCGCCGTCGATCCCACTGGCAC gtaCATGGCGTCGGCGGGGCTGGACCGCAAACTGCGGCTGTTCGACCTGCGGACGTACCgggtgctgcaggagctggtgctgccGCAGGGCGCCGGGCACCTCGCCTTCAGCCAACGCGGGCTGCTGGCAGCCGCCTGCGGTGACCTAGTACAG gtGTACAAGGGAGTGGGGAAGGAGGTGCCGCCCCAACCGTATCTCTGCCATCGCCCGCCCCGGCCACCCCACGGGCTTCGCTTCTGCCCCTTCGAGGACGTCCTCGGTGCCGGCCACGGTCACGGTTTTACCAGCATTTTGGTGCCAG GTGCCGGTGAAGCCAATTTTGACGCGTTGGAGAACAATCCCTATCGcagccggcggcagcggcaggagTGGGAGGTGAAGGCGCTGCTGGAAAAg GTCCCGGCGGAGCTGATCACACTGGATCCGACCCAGCTGGGACACGTGGACACGGCCAGCTTGCAGCAGAAACGGGAGGAGCGGATCCAGCGCCTG ggttTCGACCCCCAGGCCAAGGCCAAATTCAAACCGCGGCGACGGGCGAAGGGCAACAACCTCCTGCACCGCAAGCGGAAGGTGGCCCACGAGGAGCAGCGG GCTGTTATCCGTCAGAGCGTGGAGCAGCGAGAGcaggagaagaaggggaagaagaaggagaggaggaagggggagtcctcccccccaccaaaaCGTGGGGCCCTCGACCGCTTCAAGaaataa
- the LOC115338503 gene encoding uncharacterized protein LOC115338503 isoform X3, producing the protein MQRCVAASHQPRCKEDEDVAWGSHVFDELQQPWDAALCCCEPSAAVQRGRGRCKCSRSCSSAGMQRCITASNQPWCSAVEDFGWGLHMFKELQQPWDVVLCCCKQSAVVQRGLCTGFARLTSCSSAGTQRCVTASDQPRCSNNEDVVQGLHVLEELQQPWDAALRCCKPSAIVQRVQGHRTGCCTCWRSRSSAGMRHCLTASDQLLCNKDIAQGLHVLEELQQCWDAVLCCCTRSAVVQQGQGCSTGLALVQGAAAALGCNIMSLQVISYSATRTRPLYGTLHVLEELLHHWDAPLHCCK; encoded by the exons ATGCAGCGTTGTGTTGCTGCGAGCCATCAGCCGCGGTGCAAAGAGGACGAGGACGTTGCATGGGGCTCGCACGTTTTTGAcgagctgcagcagccctgggatgCAGCGTTGTGTTGCTGCGAGCCATCAGCCGCGGTGCAAAGAGGACGAGGACGTTGCAAGTGTtcaaggagctgcagcagcgcTGGGATGCAGCGTTGCATCACTGCAAGCAATCAGCCGTGGTGCAGCGCCGTTGAGGATTTTGGATGGGGCTTGCACATGTtcaaggagctgcagcagccctgggatgTAGTCTTGTGTTGCTGCAAGCAATCAGCTGTGGTGCAAAGAGGACTTTGTACGGGGTTTGCACGTTTGACAAGCTGCAGCAGCGCTGGGACGCAGCGTTGCGTCACTGCAAGCGATCAGCCACGGTGCAGCAACAACGAGGATGTTGTACAGGGCTTGCACGTGTTGGAGGA gctgcagcagccctgggatgCAGCGTTGCGTTGCTGCAAACCATCAGCCATAGTGCAGAGAGTACAAGGACATCGCACGGGATGTTGCACTTGTTGGAGGAGCCGCAGCAGTGCTGGGATGCGGCATTGCCTCACTGCCAGCGATCAGCTGCTGTGCAACAAGGACATTGCACAGGGCTTGCATGTGttggaggagctgcagcagtgctgggatgCAGTGTTGTGTTGCTGCACGCGATCAGCCGTGGTGCAGCAAGGACAAGGATGTAGCACAGGGCTTGCACTTGTtcaaggagctgcagcagccctgggatgCAACATCATGTCACTGCAAGTGATCAGCTACAGTGCAACGAGGACGAGACCATTGTACGGGACGTTGCACGTGttggaggagctgctgcaccACTGGGATGCACCATTGCACTGCTGCAAGTGA
- the LOC115338503 gene encoding uncharacterized protein LOC115338503 isoform X1, whose amino-acid sequence MQRCVAASHQPRCKEDEDVAWGSHVFDELQQPWDAALCCCEPSAAVQRGRGRCKCSRSCSSAGMQRCITASNQPWCSAVEDFGWGLHMFKELQQPWDVVLCCCKQSAVVQRGLCTGFARLTSCSSAGTQRCVTASDQPRCSNNEDVVQGLHVLEEPQQRWDAAWCCCEPSAAAQRGRGRCTCSRSCSSPGMQRCITASNQPRCSKNEDVAQGLHMLEELQQPWDAALRCCKPSAIVQRVQGHRTGCCTCWRSRSSAGMRHCLTASDQLLCNKDIAQGLHVLEELQQCWDAVLCCCTRSAVVQQGQGCSTGLALVQGAAAALGCNIMSLQVISYSATRTRPLYGTLHVLEELLHHWDAPLHCCK is encoded by the exons ATGCAGCGTTGTGTTGCTGCGAGCCATCAGCCGCGGTGCAAAGAGGACGAGGACGTTGCATGGGGCTCGCACGTTTTTGAcgagctgcagcagccctgggatgCAGCGTTGTGTTGCTGCGAGCCATCAGCCGCGGTGCAAAGAGGACGAGGACGTTGCAAGTGTtcaaggagctgcagcagcgcTGGGATGCAGCGTTGCATCACTGCAAGCAATCAGCCGTGGTGCAGCGCCGTTGAGGATTTTGGATGGGGCTTGCACATGTtcaaggagctgcagcagccctgggatgTAGTCTTGTGTTGCTGCAAGCAATCAGCTGTGGTGCAAAGAGGACTTTGTACGGGGTTTGCACGTTTGACAAGCTGCAGCAGCGCTGGGACGCAGCGTTGCGTCACTGCAAGCGATCAGCCACGGTGCAGCAACAACGAGGATGTTGTACAGGGCTTGCACGTGTTGGAGGAGCCGCAGCAGCGCTGGGATGCAGCGTGGTGTTGCTGTGAGCCATCAGCCGCGGCGCAAAGAGGACGAGGACGTTGCACGTGTTCAAGGAGCTGTAGCAGCCCTGGGATGCAGCGTTGCATCACTGCAAGCAATCAGCCACGGTGCAGCAAAAATGAGGATGTTGCACAGGGCTTGCACATGttggagga gctgcagcagccctgggatgCAGCGTTGCGTTGCTGCAAACCATCAGCCATAGTGCAGAGAGTACAAGGACATCGCACGGGATGTTGCACTTGTTGGAGGAGCCGCAGCAGTGCTGGGATGCGGCATTGCCTCACTGCCAGCGATCAGCTGCTGTGCAACAAGGACATTGCACAGGGCTTGCATGTGttggaggagctgcagcagtgctgggatgCAGTGTTGTGTTGCTGCACGCGATCAGCCGTGGTGCAGCAAGGACAAGGATGTAGCACAGGGCTTGCACTTGTtcaaggagctgcagcagccctgggatgCAACATCATGTCACTGCAAGTGATCAGCTACAGTGCAACGAGGACGAGACCATTGTACGGGACGTTGCACGTGttggaggagctgctgcaccACTGGGATGCACCATTGCACTGCTGCAAGTGA
- the LOC115338503 gene encoding uncharacterized protein LOC115338503 isoform X2, producing MQRCVAASHQPRCKEDEDVAWGSHVFDELQQPWDAALCCCEPSAAVQRGRGRCKCSRSCSSAGMQRCITASNQPWCSAVEDFGWGLHMFKELQQPWDVVLCCCKQSAVVQRGLCTGFARLTSCSSAGTQRCVTASDQPRCSNNEDVVQGLHVLEEPQQRWDAAWCCCEPSAAAQRGRGRCTCSRSCSSPGMQRCITASNQPRCSKNEDVAQGLHMLEELQQPWDANIMSLQAISCGAKRTRTLLVFNRLQQPWDAALRCCKPSAIVQRVQGHRTGCCTCWRSRSSAGMRHCLTASDQLLCNKDIAQGLHLFKELQQPWDATSCHCK from the exons ATGCAGCGTTGTGTTGCTGCGAGCCATCAGCCGCGGTGCAAAGAGGACGAGGACGTTGCATGGGGCTCGCACGTTTTTGAcgagctgcagcagccctgggatgCAGCGTTGTGTTGCTGCGAGCCATCAGCCGCGGTGCAAAGAGGACGAGGACGTTGCAAGTGTtcaaggagctgcagcagcgcTGGGATGCAGCGTTGCATCACTGCAAGCAATCAGCCGTGGTGCAGCGCCGTTGAGGATTTTGGATGGGGCTTGCACATGTtcaaggagctgcagcagccctgggatgTAGTCTTGTGTTGCTGCAAGCAATCAGCTGTGGTGCAAAGAGGACTTTGTACGGGGTTTGCACGTTTGACAAGCTGCAGCAGCGCTGGGACGCAGCGTTGCGTCACTGCAAGCGATCAGCCACGGTGCAGCAACAACGAGGATGTTGTACAGGGCTTGCACGTGTTGGAGGAGCCGCAGCAGCGCTGGGATGCAGCGTGGTGTTGCTGTGAGCCATCAGCCGCGGCGCAAAGAGGACGAGGACGTTGCACGTGTTCAAGGAGCTGTAGCAGCCCTGGGATGCAGCGTTGCATCACTGCAAGCAATCAGCCACGGTGCAGCAAAAATGAGGATGTTGCACAGGGCTTGCACATGttggaggagctgcagcagccctgggatgCAAACATTATGTCACTGCAAGCTATCAGCTGTGGTGCAAAGAGGACGAGGACGTTGCTTGTGTTCaacaggctgcagcagccctgggatgCAGCGTTGCGTTGCTGCAAACCATCAGCCATAGTGCAGAGAGTACAAGGACATCGCACGGGATGTTGCACTTGTTGGAGGAGCCGCAGCAGTGCTGGGATGCGGCATTGCCTCACTGCCAGCGATCAGCTGCTGTGCAACAAGGACATTGCACAG GGCTTGCACTTGTtcaaggagctgcagcagccctgggatgCAACATCATGTCACTGCAAGTGA